GCACGCCCAAGCCGTAGTGAACGGATCGCGTGAAGGAGATGCTGGAAGCCTCTCCGAAGTAACGCGTCGGGCAGCTGACCTCCCCGATGCTGTAGCCGAAGGCGACGATCTGAGCCAGCATCTCGTTATCGAAGACGAAGTCGTCCGAATTTTCCTCGAGGGGCAATGTCTCCAGGACCTGCCGGCTGAAGGCCCGATATCCTGTGTGGTACTCGGAGAGCTTTCGCTGGAGGGCCACGTTCTCGATCAGCGTGAGAATCCGGTTCGCGACGTACTTGTACCGAGGCATCCCCCCCTTGAGGGCGCTCTTCCCCAGCATGCGTGATCCGAGCACCGCATCGTAGATCCCCTTCCCCACCATGGACGCCATCGCGGTGACCAGGGCGGGAGTGTACTGATAATCGGGGTGGACCATGATCACCAC
The genomic region above belongs to Candidatus Eisenbacteria bacterium and contains:
- a CDS encoding glycosyltransferase family 2 protein, giving the protein MIHGKRVVVVLPAYNASKTLQRTHEELPHEIVDRVILVDDASQDETSDLARRLGITTFVHSQNLGYGGNQKTCYREALRAGADVVIMVHPDYQYTPALVTAMASMVGKGIYDAVLGSRMLGKSALKGGMPRYKYVANRILTLIENVALQRKLSEYHTGYRAFSRQVLETLPLEENSDDFVFDNEMLAQIVAFGYSIGEVSCPTRYFGEASSISFTRSVHYGLGVLGVCVKFRLHMWGLRRSPLFDREGRKLGVDLPTVASPAAPPRADG